A window from Taeniopygia guttata chromosome 10, bTaeGut7.mat, whole genome shotgun sequence encodes these proteins:
- the CTXND1 gene encoding cortexin domain-containing 1 protein, with amino-acid sequence MEVPTPEPVYVDVDKGLTLACFVFLCLFLIVMIIRCAKVIMDPYSAIPTSTWEEQHLDD; translated from the coding sequence ATGGAGGTGCCAACCCCAGAGCCCGTGTACGTTGACGTGGACAAGGGCCTGACGTTAGCATGCTTTGTCttcctctgcctcttcctgATTGTGATGATCATCCGCTGTGCTAAAGTCATCATGGACCCCTACAGCGCCATCCCGACGTCCACGTGGGAGGAGCAGCACCTGGATGACTGA